In Leishmania braziliensis MHOM/BR/75/M2904 complete genome, chromosome 29, a genomic segment contains:
- a CDS encoding putative carnitine/choline acetyltransferase: protein MKRISATELHGNVLKLPRLPIPSVVATMDGYRSSLRALWSPEVTAPHLAKLDAFLNSSAPVLQRHLVDADKAAAESGKAPFTYVEGLLAQSALNSRFPQEVNMNAAFVLQPGIPGADRTQAGVASALTYGIACWIHELRTNGLSVSADPAARFDVSPLLTEFGRSLIPSKETDLLHTTPLEKLRHIVVLHDGHPYMVRVFDEHQCVLDRKLIQKAFELILTITPDQDNTSPVSVLTAGSRAVWGQAYQELLRTPENAEVLRLFHESILVVCLDSTKWGSDESLAEASALHGSKEELENRWYDKHQMIVSEDGQVAFNFDATASDRVHWAKWISDVLSILKERGSGGLSTEGIDGAAVSGIVRHLSVTYGKSFVSHIRAARQEALAIVADTEVHSIHIPYGKAQLSALKVEPDAFVQMCLQLAMHKMRNKLCCTTEVCSTAGFFHGTTELVHTTSEEMLELAKHLSQYQQDGEAAAVLDTNSKETIAKLIHATSDRHVALTAAASRGEGYDRHLMALRHVARINGDKAALAFFEDGMFLKTSTSVLSTSEFSQPWLRYYTFGPMQSSGYGLGYVIDEQEVRVSLSAFTNSPTTNVADLKAALLLSCNTLFEVLGGVPAAKPATAGGAK from the coding sequence ATGAAGCGCATCAGCGCCACCGAGCTGCATGGCAACGTGCTCAAGCTACCGCGTCTGCCCATCCCGTCCGTTGTGGCTACCATGGACGGGTACCGCTCATCTTTGCGAGCGCTGTGGTCACCCGAGGTGACGGCACCTCATCTAGCCAAGCTGGACGCCTTCCTCAACTCCTCTGCTCCTGTGTTGCAGCGGCATCTCGTGGATGCGGACAAGGCCGCTGCGGAGTCGGGCAAGGCACCGTTCACATATGTGGAGGGGCTCTTGGCGCAGTCGGCCCTCAACAGCCGTTTTCCGCAAGAGGTGAACATGAACGCTGCGTTTGTTCTGCAGCCGGGCATCCCCGGGGCGGATAGGACGCAGGCTGGAGTAGCCTCGGCCCTCACCTACGGTATTGCATGCTGGATCCACGAACTTCGGACGAACGGTCTTTCCGTCTCAGCTGACCCGGCAGCGCGGTTCGACGTGTCGCCGCTTCTCACTGAGTTTGGCCGAAGCCTCATTCCGTCCAAAGAGACTGATCTACTACACACCACGCCGCTGGAGAAGCTAAGGCACATTGTAGTGCTGCACGATGGTCATCCCTACATGGTCCGCGTCTTTGACGAGCACCAGTGCGTGCTCGACCGCAAGCTGATCCAGAAAGCCTTCGAGTTGATCCTCACTATCACCCCCGACCAAGACAATACGTCTCCCGTGTCGGTGCTGACAGCTGGTAGCCGCGCTGTGTGGGGTCAGGCGTACCAAGAGCTCCTTAGAACCCCTGAAAatgccgaggtgctgcgcctcttccacGAGAGCATCCTGGTGGTGTGCCTTGACAGCACGAAGTGGGGCAGCGACGAGAGTCTGGCGGAGGCCTCGGCCTTGCACGGCagcaaggaggagctggagaacCGCTGGTACGACAAGCATCAGATGATTGTCTCCGAGGATGGGCAGGTAGCGTTCAACTTCGATGCGACGGCGAGCGACCGCGTGCACTGGGCCAAGTGGATAAGCGACGTACTCTCTATCCTCAAGGAGAGGGGTAGTGGCGGGTTGTCAACGGAAGGCATAgatggcgccgccgtgaGCGGCATCGTGCGCCACCTGAGCGTGACATACGGCAAGTCATTCGTCTCGCACATCCGCGCGGCACGCCAGGAGGCTCTAGCGATTGTGGCAGACACCGAGGTGCACTCCATTCATATTCCCTACGGCAAGGCACAGCTGTCTGCGCTGAAAGTGGAGCCGGATGCGTTTGTGCAGATGTGCCTACAGTTAGCCATGCATAAGATGCGCAACAAGCTGTGCTGCACGACCGAAGTGTGCAGCACGGCTGGCTTTTTTCACGGCACAACAGAGCTTGTGCATACGACGTCTGAAGAGATGCTGGAGCTGGCGAAGCACCTTTCACAGTATCAGCAGGATGGCGaggctgcagcggtgctggacaCAAACAGCAAAGAAACGATTGCTAAGTTAATTCACGCTACGAGCGACCGACATGTCGCCCTCACAGCTGCCGCATCGCGTGGCGAGGGGTACGACCGTCACCTGATGGCCCTACGCCACGTCGCGCGGATCAACGGTGACAAGGCCGCGCTTGCCTTCTTTGAAGACGGTATGTTCCTCAAGACGAGCACGTCGGTGTTGAGCACGAGCGAGTTTAGCCAGCCGTGGCTGCGGTATTACACGTTTGGCCCCATGCAGAGCAGCGGCTACGGCCTCGGGTATGTAATTGATGAACAGGAGGTGcgcgtttctctctctgcctttaCAAACAGCCCGACAACGAACGTGGCGGACCTGAAGGCGGCTCTGCTCCTGTCCTGCAACACCCTCTTCGAGGTGCTCGGAGGCGTGCCAGCCGCAAAACCCGCTACAGCAGGCGGCGCGAAGTGA
- a CDS encoding putative serine/threonine-protein kinase produces the protein MSSPCPSSSSPLLASIASSLHSPSRDALQQPLLNRRPAPVRPRPREERSVCARPEKSVKSITQARAPPLQVVPVFVREVEEPSTKRHHAEPESSPGRDSSSGSVSRSAVETAVVISAPLLSLSSTSSWAAPSSFRSLCTFTGECPVVGTWGARARLPDSPRSNHSGSNIASRSLSTASTHPMVNSTAADVLSSPSLGVAPPSLSATCSSIVSAYHGPRVVCSHPPPASASTVPVVLTEASTPLPVSSLPHRIRQHELRPADFRREEVLGEGSYSIVTLATHRASGLFFALKEIDRSRLRWRPLEAQLRWEINLQRTLRHPHIVRLYSYFITPDCINLVLEYCSGGTLLSRLRAAPQHRLSEGQASRYTRHVAKALVHLHELGVAHRDLKLENVLIDADGIAKLADFGWSRPVVHPLPSSGSAAPVRTAYDRKDAPLNGAEHVTSSEDPTEGAAEGRRTVCGTLDYLSPEMVSGQAHSAKTDVWSLGVMLAEMLTGIPPFYTESTHQTLHAIQRLPPNLSASHPTRRGPVAPGSGTTATADASLTLHEPVALSAGALSLIHAMLQKDPAARPTMSEVLSHPWLQKLVRKS, from the coding sequence ATGTCATCGCCGTgcccctcctcatcctcacCTCTGCTAGCTAGCATAGCCAGCAGCCTTCACTCGCCGTCGAGagatgcactgcagcagccgctaCTGAACCGGCGACCTGCCCCAGTGCGACCGCGTCCCCGCGAGGAGAGGAGCGTTTGCGCACGCCCAGAGAAGTCCGTCAAGAGTATCACCCAGGCCCGcgctccgccgctgcaggtTGTTCCGGTCTTTGTCCGCGAGGTGGAAGAACCTTCCACAAAGCGTCATCATGCAGAGCCGGAATCTAGCCCAGGAcgagacagcagcagcggctctgtTTCCCGGAGTGCGGTGGAGACAGCAGTCGTGATTTCCGCTCCGCTGCTTTCTCTGTCGAGCACCTCTTCGTGGGCGGCGCCTTCGTCTTTTCGTTCTCTCTGCACCTTCACCGGTGAGTGCCCGGTGGTGGGGACGTGGGGTGCACGGGCTCGTCTCCCAGACTCGCCACGAAGCAATCACTCAGGCAGCAATATCGCCTCGAGGAGCCTTTCGACCGCATCTACACACCCAATGGTGAATTCCACAGCGGCAGATGTCTTATCTTCTCCCTCGTTGGGGGTCGCGCCACCTTCGCTCTCTGCGACTTGCTCCTCCATTGTATCTGCTTACCATGGCCCACGCGTCGTATGCTCGCATCCGCCGCCTGCATCAGCGTCTACTGTACCTGTCGTACTCACTGAGGCATCCACACCGTTACCAGTGTCATCGCTGCCACACCGCATTCGCCAGCACGAGTTGCGCCCAGCGGACTTCCGTCGTGAGGAGGTGCTCGGTGAGGGGAGCTATTCGATCGTTACCCTCGCCACGCACCGTGCGTCGGGCCTATTCTTTGCGCTGAAGGAGATTGACCGCAGCCGCCTGCGATGGCGAccgctggaggcgcagctaCGCTGGGAGATCAACCTGCAGCGAACGTTGCGCCACCCGCATATAGTGCGGCTCTACAGCTACTTCATTACACCAGACTGTATCAATCTTGTGCTAGAGTACTGCAGCGGCGGGACGCTGCTGAGCCGCTTGAGAGCTGCACCACAGCACCGCTTGTCGGAGGGTCAGGCATCCCGCTACACTCGTCACGTGGCAAAGGCGCTGGTGCATCTGCACGAGCTCGGAGTGGCGCACCGAGACCTGAAGCTGGAAAATGTGCTCATCGATGCGGACGGTATTGCCAAGCTTGCGGACTTCGGCTGGTCACGTCCTGTCGTGCATCCGTTGCCATCCAGCGGGTCAGCGGCTCCTGTTCGGACTGCTTACGACAGGAAAGATGCGCCGCTTAACGGCGCGGAGCACGTTACAAGCAGCGAGGACCCAacggagggggcggcggagggTCGCCGCACCGTGTGTGGCACACTGGACTACCTCTCGCCTGAGATGGTCTCCGGTCAAGCACACTCGGCCAAAACAGATGTCTGGTCGCTCGGTGTTATGCTGGCAGAGATGTTGACAGGCATCCCACCGTTCTACACGGAGTCGACGCATCAGACATTGCACGCCATACAGCGGTTGCCGCCAAACCTCAGTGCTTCACACCCCACACGCCGCGGACCGGTGGCCCCTGGTAGCGgaaccaccgccaccgctgatgCATCTCTGACTCTCCACGAACCGGTTGCCCTTTCTGCaggcgcgctctctctcattcACGCGATGCTCCAGAAGGAtccagcagcgcggccgACAATGTCCGAGGTGTTGTCCCACCCCTGGCTGCAAAAACTCGTGCGGAAGTCATGA